DNA from Marinagarivorans cellulosilyticus:
GTATCAATCCAAAAAAAATCTCCGTTCAACGCTATAAATACCACTCTAAAAGCTCCTGAACTCAAAATCTAATGCAACGTTAGGGTAAACTCGGCAAAGGAACACAACACATATTATTGAAATTTTTTGCGCGCCGTTTGACGGCTTTTTTCTCTAAAAAGTAGAAGCCCCAAAAGAGCTAAAAGCCCACCACTCAAAGCGCCTCCACTTTTCACATCAAGACTCGAATCTGTCCTATCGCCAGAGACTACAGTAGGAAACTCATTTTTAGCCAAAACCACAGGGTCGCTAGTGGCACTGGTTTTTTCAACCTGCCACACAGCGGCCTGCTCAGAAGCATTCACAGCCGGCCCAAAAGGCAGCCCCAGCCCCAGGGAATCCACTACCAGTTCATCCTCACGCCCTGTACCTTCGCCCAACTTGAGTGTCCAATGATCTTTATCGTTAATGCATGCCATTGTTAAAGTGGCATTACGCGTTAATTGCTGCGCTGGCATAGACGGGTTAAAAGTAAATTCCGGATTCATATCCATCTCATCAGCCGACAAGGTGGTGTATAGGCGCGTTAAATATAAATCATCGTCAAGAATATCAATCGCATTATTCAGAGGTGTAATGACTTGATCGTTTACCGTCGCCATTAATGCGATGCGTGCTTGCGCTAGTTGATCAACCGTAAAAACCTCCTCCATACTCAAAGGTTCGCCATAAACGAATCCATTACTCGTCGGCAAGGCGCTTCTAATCGCATCTTGTATAACGGCCGAGCCACCCATTTGCCAAAAGCCGCTGATAAAACCGGCATCCGATAATCCCGCCAGTTCAGCTAATGCATCCTCCCATTGCTTAGCGGTGGTAAAGCGCTCGGGTAAATTAGGTAAATAGCCTGCAAAATCGGTAGCAAAACCTTGACCACCTGCTTCGTCCATCGCTTGCGTAATTAAATTTTGGTAACTGGCATACGCCGAACGGGGTCCATTAAACCAATTTAAACGGGTGTAATTAGGTGTGACGTGATCAAAGTTTTTAGGTACACCGCGACCGTTGCCTAATAACCAGACTAAAACCCCCATATCATCTTGTGCTGCAACGGCGGTTAACGTCATCGGTATTACCGGCACATCACTTTGGTACTTCAAGATAATTGGCTGAATACTGCCCACATTGGCGCTGTTTTTAAGTTTTAACACCACAAATTTAGACTGCGCTGCAATATAAGGCGCCAATAAATTACCGCCTTCATCCGTCAGATCAAGATTGTTATCATCTAACCAATTAGCTAATGCTTCTGGGTCATCACTACTCACCACCAACGCATCAAAAGGACCAACACTGAGTTGACGCTCAATGGTCACTCCAGTACCCGAAGATGGCTGACCACTATCGGAATCCACCACAGACGCCGGTAAAGCAACAAAATCAACTTCCGGCCGTGGACAACCCTGCCCCACTCGCTCAAGCAAAAACTGCGGGCGGGTGCTGAGTTCCAACTCGGTAAATATTTGATCACTGCCTAAGGAGATTTCCGGTGATTGCGGCACAGGGAGCACCCAACCAAAATCTTCAGCGTTGCCCACATAATCTATCTTGATCATCGCTGTGGTTTGATCACCGTCTTGGCGAAAAACAATTTGCTCACCGGCCTGATCAATCGGCACAAAATTACAAAAAAATCCACCGCAAGCAGTGCTCTGCTGCGCAGCGCCAAGGCTTAAGAACACCAACAAACTCGATAACGGTTTTTTCATACTGGACAATAGAATCGGAATAGCCACAACAATCTCCTTTTAAGGGTGCATTGTAAGATCATACTTAGGCAGCACTACTGGCGACCCAAGCCATCAAAGGCCCGAGTATAGCGAGTTAATATTTTAGAATTGTAATCTATTGTAATGATGGGATAAAAAACACTCCGGCCCCTACAAAACGCTAGCCGCCCACAAAGCCAAGACCCGCTGGCGGCATAACCACGGTTAACGCGCGTTGGTACGCATCTTTTTAAAGTTGCGCAACCTAAGCACCAAAAGACCGAATAGTGCTAAAAAGCCACTGCCCATTGAGCCACCGCTTTTAATATCGATCCCGGAGCTTGTCGATGAAGCGGTGCTACTCACAGCAACCGAATCATCCGAATTTACTGCAAGAGAGCTTGAGCTAGTGCTAGCCGTGGAGCTAAAACTAGATGTCGAGCTGCTCGTCCACACTGGAACTGTAATATCCCCAACGGATACCAACGGAGTGAAGTCATTTTTCGCCAAAACAATTGGATCACTAGTGCCGCTGGTTTTTTCCACCTGCCATACAGCCGGTTGAGAAGAAGCTCCTCTGGCAACGCCAAAAGGCTGGCCCCAGCCTAACGAATCAACCACAAGCTCATCTTCACGCCCAGTACCGGCGCCCAATTTAAGCGTCCAATGGTCTTGATTATCAACGCATGCGCTTGTAAGTGTGGCATTACGGGTTAATTGCTGCGGGTCCATTGAAGGGTTAAAGGTGAACTCTGGGTTCATATCCATCTCATCGGCAGACAAGGTGGTATATAAACGCGTTAAGTATAAATCGTCATCAAGAATATCAATGGCGTTATTCACCGGCATTATCAGTTGGTTATTAACCGTGTCTGTCAATTCGACCCGAGCCAAGGCTAATTCTTCAGCGGTAAAAAGTTCTTCCATGCTTAAAGGCTGGGCATACACAAAAGTATTACTGGTCGGCAAGGCATTCCGGATTGTATCTTGAACAACGGCCGAACCACCCATTTTCCA
Protein-coding regions in this window:
- a CDS encoding DUF2330 domain-containing protein — its product is MAIPILLSSMKKPLSSLLVFLSLGAAQQSTACGGFFCNFVPIDQAGEQIVFRQDGDQTTAMIKIDYVGNAEDFGWVLPVPQSPEISLGSDQIFTELELSTRPQFLLERVGQGCPRPEVDFVALPASVVDSDSGQPSSGTGVTIERQLSVGPFDALVVSSDDPEALANWLDDNNLDLTDEGGNLLAPYIAAQSKFVVLKLKNSANVGSIQPIILKYQSDVPVIPMTLTAVAAQDDMGVLVWLLGNGRGVPKNFDHVTPNYTRLNWFNGPRSAYASYQNLITQAMDEAGGQGFATDFAGYLPNLPERFTTAKQWEDALAELAGLSDAGFISGFWQMGGSAVIQDAIRSALPTSNGFVYGEPLSMEEVFTVDQLAQARIALMATVNDQVITPLNNAIDILDDDLYLTRLYTTLSADEMDMNPEFTFNPSMPAQQLTRNATLTMACINDKDHWTLKLGEGTGREDELVVDSLGLGLPFGPAVNASEQAAVWQVEKTSATSDPVVLAKNEFPTVVSGDRTDSSLDVKSGGALSGGLLALLGLLLFREKSRQTARKKFQ